From a region of the Castanea sativa cultivar Marrone di Chiusa Pesio chromosome 10, ASM4071231v1 genome:
- the LOC142611747 gene encoding receptor protein-tyrosine kinase CEPR1, with translation MQLFLSLSPSVLCTNIAFSSSRLITAAPNDPHNHSTYILTSLPHFLPCNNHLNNLSTSPVLSQMAPQSIIFLFGMVLLLSLSYLSQAINTDKQPQFFTLMKQSVSGKSLADWNVSAEGKPYCNFRGVVCDDQGYVIQIDVTAWGLYGHFPADVCSYLPKLRVLRLGYNRFIGNFPYSIVNCSVLEELRMNCLNQTGTLPDFSPLKFLRILDLSDNHFGGNFPISVTNLTNLEVLSFNENPGFNLWQLPENISRLTKLKRMVLSTCMVQGLIPATIGDMTSLVDLELSGNFLVGQIPKEIGLLKNLQLLELYYNQLSGYIPEEIGDLTELIDLDMSVNKLQGKIPESICSLPKLQVLQLYNNSLTGEIPGVIANSTTLTTLSLYGNFLTGEVPRNLGQSSSMVVIDLSENNLTGPLPPEVCKGGQLLYLLFLQNMFSGNLPESYTKCESVLRFRVSNNRLEGSIPEGLLSLPHASIIDLADNKFTGPIADTIGYPRNLSELLVQGNKISGAIPPSISRATNLVKIDLSNNLLSGPIPPEIGNLRKLNLLLLQGNKLSSSIPSSLSWLKSLNVLDLSNNLLTGSIPESLSELLPNSINFSNNNLSGPIPLSLVKEGLVESFSGNPGLCVSVDVNSSDQNFPPCPQPYNRKKLNSIWVIGISIALIVIGAVLFLKRRFSQQRASIEHDETMSSSFFSYDVKSFHRITFDQREVIEAMVDKNIVGHGGSGTVYRIELSSGDVVAVKKLWSRKAKDTASKDQLFLDKELKTEVGTLGSIRHKNIVKLYCYFSSLDCSLLVYEYMSNGNLWDALHKGWIHLDWPTRHQIAIGIAQGLAYLHHDLLPPIIHRDIKSTNILLDSEYQPKVADFGIAKVLQARGKDSTTTVIAGTYGYLAPEYAYSPKATTKCDVYSFGVVLMELITGKKPVEPEFGESKNITYWVSNKVDTKEGALEVLDNRLSGSFRDEMIQVLRIAIRCTYKTPARRPTMKEVVQSLIEATPCRFDSCKLSNKTKETPNVTKIKNQFDL, from the exons ATgcaactctttctctctctatcaccCTCAGTACTATGCACGAACATTGCTTTTTCATCATCAAGGCTTATTACTGCTGCACCCAATGATCCCCACAATCATTCCACATATATACTTACTTCTCTTCCTCACTTCCTTCCTTGCAACAACCACCTTAACAACCTCTCAACCTCCCCAGTTCTCTCCCAAATGGCTCCTCAGTCTATTATCTTCCTTTTTGGGATGGTATTACTCTTATCACTCTCTTATCTCTCTCAAGCAATCAACACTGACAAGCAGCCTCAGTTTTTCACCCTCATGAAACAGTCTGTCTCCGGGAAATCCTTGGCTGATTGGAATGTCTCAGCTGAAGGAAAGCCTTACTGCAACTTCCGTGGAGTTGTTTGTGATGATCAAGGTTATGTTATCCAGATTGATGTCACTGCTTGGGGACTTTACGGTCACTTCCCAGCAGATGTATGCTCTTACTTGCCAAAGTTGCGTGTGCTCCGTCTCGGCTACAACAGATTCATTGGCAACTTTCCTTACAGCATCGTCAACTGCTCGGTCCTAGAAGAGCTTCGCATGAATTGCCTGAATCAAACAGGAACACTCCCTGATTTCTCTCCCTTGAAATTTTTAAGGATACTTGATTTGTCAGACAACCATTTTGGGGGTAACTTCCCTATCTCGGTAACTAACCTGACCAATCTTGAGGTGCTTAGCTTCAATGAAAACCCGGGCTTCAACTTATGGCAACTTCCAGAGAATATTTCAAGGCTGACAAAGCTCAAACGTATGGTCTTGTCAACATGCATGGTGCAAGGTCTAATCCCTGCAACAATAGGAGACATGACATCCCTTGTTGATCTTGAATTGAGTGGAAATTTCCTTGTGGGTCAAATTCCAAAAGAGATTGGATTGTTGAAGAACTTGCAACTGCTTGAGCTTTACTACAACCAACTTAGTGGTTACATACCAGAGGAGATAGGAGATCTGACAGAGCTCATAGACTTGGACATGTCAGTGAATAAATTACAGGGCAAGATCCCCGAGTCCATTTGTAGCCTTCCAAAGCTCCAAGTCTTGCAGCTTTACAACAACAGCCTCACTGGAGAAATCCCAGGTGTGATTGCAAACTCAACAACCTTAACTACTTTGTCACTTTATGGCAATTTTCTGACAGGTGAAGTTCCACGAAATCTGGGACAATCATCATCGATGGTTGTTATAGACCTGTCAGAAAACAATCTGACAGGTCCTTTGCCACCAGAGGTTTGCAAGGGAGGCCAATTGCTTTACcttcttttccttcaaaataTGTTCTCTGGAAATTTGCCTGAAAGTTACACAAAATGCGAGTCTGTTTTAAGGTTTCGAGTTAGTAATAACCGTTTAGAGGGGTCCATACCtgaaggacttctcagtcttcCCCATGCTTCAATCATTGACTTGGCTGACAATAAGTTCACTGGTCCCATTGCTGATACAATTggatatcctagaaacttgtcAGAACTGCTTGTGCAAGGAAACAAGATTTCGGGTGCTATACCTCCTAGTATCTCTCGAGCAACCAACCTGGTGAAAATTGATCTTAGTAATAATCTCCTGTCTGGTCCAATACCTCCTGAAATTGGCAATTTGAGAAAGCTAAATTTACTGCTTTTACAAGGCAACAAGCTTTCATCTTCCATCCCAAGTTCACTTTCTTGGCTGAAATCTCTCAATGTCCTTGATCTCTCAAACAACCTCTTGACAGGAAGTATCCCAGAAAGCCTATCTGAATTGTTACCAAACTCCATCAACTTTTCAAACAATAACCTTTCTGGTCCaattcctctgtctctagtaaAAGAAGGGTTGGTCGAGAGCTTTTCAGGCAACCCAGGTCTCTGTGTATCAGTCGATGTGAATTCATCCGATCAAAATTTTCCCCCTTGTCCACAGCCTTACAACCGAAAGAAGCTAAACTCCATCTGGGTAATCGGAATTTCAATAGCTCTCATTGTGATTGGAGCTGTCCTTTTCCTCAAGCGTCGATTTAGTCAACAAAGAGCTTCCATAGAACATGATGAGACCATGTCTTCTTCATTCTTCTCATATGATGTAAAAAGCTTCCATCGAATAACTTTCGACCAACGGGAGGTCATTGAAGCCATGGTTGACAAGAACATAGTGGGACATGGAGGGTCTGGGACTGTGTATAGGATTGAGTTGAGCAGTGGGGATGTTGTTGCAGTGAAGAAGTTGTGGAGTCGAAAAGCAAAAGATACAGCTTCAAAGGATCAGTTGTTTTTAGACAAGGAGTTGAAAACTGAGGTGGGGACTCTGGGAAGTATTAGGCACAAAAACATAGTCAAGCTGTACTGCTACTTCTCAAGTTTAGATTGCAGCCTGCTGGTTTATGAATACATGTCAAATGGTAACCTTTGGGACGCCCTTCACAAAGGGTGGATTCATTTGGATTGGCCAACTCGCCATCAGATCGCGATAGGGATCGCACAGGGTTTGGCATACCTCCACCATGATCTGCTCCCTCCTATCATTCACAGAGACATCAAGTCCACCAATATCCTCCTAGATAGTGAGTACCAGCCAAAGGTCGCAGATTTTGGCATAGCCAAGGTTTTACAAGCAAGAGGGAAGGATTCAACCACTACAGTAATTGCTGGGACTTATGGTTACTTGGCACCAG AATATGCATATTCTCCAAAAGCAACAACCAAGTGTGATGTCTACAGTTTCGGAGTAGTGCTAATGGAACTGATAACGGGGAAGAAGCCAGTAGAGCCAGAGTTTGGTGAGAGCAAGAATATCACATATTGGGTCTCAAACAAAGTGGACACCAAAGAAGGAGCTTTGGAGGTCTTAGACAATCGATTATCAGGGTCATTCAGGGACGAGATGATCCAGGTTCTTCGGATTGCCATTCGCTGTACCTACAAGACACCAGCCCGTCGCCCAACTATGAAGGAAGTAGTTCAGTCGCTAATTGAGGCAACCCCATGCAGATTCGATTCTTGCAAGTTGTCAAATAAGACTAAAGAAACACCAAATGTCACTAAAATAAAGAACCAATTTGATTTATGA